One stretch of Verrucomicrobiia bacterium DNA includes these proteins:
- a CDS encoding fasciclin domain-containing protein — protein MKKLVAILTVAATSALIGVAQADYKKPSDIVAVAQSAGQFKTLVAAVQAAGLVETLQGKGPFTVFAPTDEAFAKLPEGTVAELLKPENKAKLQAILKYHVVPGTVKAADVKPGKVKTVQGQEFTVSVTDGKVQVDKATVVKTDISASNGVIHVIDSVILPRS, from the coding sequence ATGAAAAAGCTCGTTGCCATCCTCACCGTCGCTGCCACCTCCGCCCTGATCGGCGTCGCTCAGGCCGATTACAAGAAGCCGTCCGATATCGTTGCTGTCGCCCAGTCGGCGGGACAGTTCAAGACGCTGGTTGCCGCAGTCCAGGCGGCCGGTCTCGTCGAAACCCTGCAGGGCAAGGGTCCCTTCACCGTCTTCGCCCCCACGGACGAGGCGTTCGCCAAACTCCCCGAAGGGACCGTCGCCGAACTGCTCAAGCCGGAGAACAAGGCGAAGTTGCAGGCCATCCTCAAGTACCATGTCGTCCCCGGCACCGTGAAAGCCGCCGACGTCAAGCCCGGCAAGGTCAAGACGGTCCAGGGTCAGGAGTTCACCGTGAGCGTGACGGATGGGAAGGTCCAGGTGGACAAGGCCACGGTCGTGAAGACCGACATCTCCGCGAGCAACGGCGTGATCCACGTCATCGATTCGGTCATTCTCCCCCGGAGCTGA
- a CDS encoding HEAT repeat domain-containing protein yields the protein MNRSSIASLAASLIALLAALPTLAAEPPYASAEQARQALSILQSSAPPSEKAVACKRLAVYGGPEAVPALANLLSDPQLASWARIPLEVIPGPEADLALRQALSRLNGNLLAGVINSIGVRQDALAVDPLILHLQDPNTEVANAAAIALGRIASTPAVAALEAALASTPSALRSSVAEALILAAESALDQQQPGQASRLFHTVRQANVPLQRQLEATRGAILAQPASGLPLLLDTLRNPLHPAFAMGLRTARELPGQPVTEALAAELYRLPDDRQSLLLLALADRRDDAVAPAILGAVNRGSTPLRLAAISTLERQGSADAIPALLQAGVDPQPDVAQAAQSALTRLPGDAIDRALAARLPQASGPTRLLLVSLAGQRRIAEAVPELLQSAQSDNPQLRRQAIQALGEASTAAHVGPLADLLLAAPSEEELEDLETALDTACDRISDKAGATAPLLSRLANAEPEGRAALLRILGTTATPGGLRAVHAHLAHPDESVRDTAFRVLAAWRDPAAIPALVQVLRSPAQPVHQTLALRGAVRLLAQGNLAPAQRLPAYRDLLALAQRPDDRKLILSGLGSVPDPDAIPVVQPLLADPSIRTEAESALLSIATHLTSSAPAQAEALAKQLKASSTDASIRDQAARVLERLDQYGDYITAWQFAGAYTLFAGEGGSLFAREFPPERDDPSVQWQPLPAGTQAHRPWMMDLLATGTGPNRCAGYARTWVHSAVAQPAQVELGADDGHKLWCNGEPVSQANRGGAAVPGEFKTIVSLRQGWNLLLLKITQDTGPWEFCLRLRTSTGERLEGLKISAAPPESASH from the coding sequence ATGAACCGCTCCTCGATCGCCTCCCTTGCCGCCTCCCTGATCGCCCTGCTGGCGGCCCTCCCCACCCTCGCCGCCGAGCCTCCCTACGCCTCGGCCGAACAGGCCCGCCAGGCACTCTCCATCCTCCAATCCAGCGCCCCCCCCTCCGAAAAGGCCGTGGCCTGCAAACGCCTCGCCGTGTACGGCGGACCCGAGGCCGTCCCCGCCCTCGCCAACCTCCTCTCCGATCCCCAACTCGCCTCCTGGGCCCGCATCCCGCTCGAAGTCATCCCCGGTCCCGAAGCCGACCTGGCCCTCCGTCAGGCGCTCTCCCGCCTCAATGGCAACCTCCTCGCCGGGGTCATCAATTCCATCGGCGTCCGCCAGGACGCCTTGGCCGTGGATCCCCTGATCCTCCACCTCCAGGATCCCAACACCGAAGTCGCCAACGCCGCCGCCATCGCGCTCGGTCGCATCGCCTCAACCCCCGCCGTCGCCGCTCTCGAAGCCGCCCTCGCGTCAACCCCATCCGCCCTCCGCTCCTCCGTCGCCGAGGCCCTGATCCTCGCCGCGGAAAGCGCCCTCGATCAGCAACAACCCGGGCAGGCCTCCCGGCTCTTCCACACCGTCCGCCAGGCGAACGTCCCCCTCCAACGCCAGCTCGAAGCCACCCGCGGCGCCATCCTCGCCCAACCGGCCTCCGGCCTCCCCCTCCTCCTCGACACCCTCCGCAATCCCCTCCACCCCGCCTTCGCCATGGGCCTCCGGACCGCCCGCGAACTCCCAGGCCAGCCCGTCACCGAAGCCCTCGCCGCCGAACTCTACCGCCTCCCGGACGACCGCCAGTCCCTCCTCCTCCTCGCCCTTGCCGACCGTCGTGACGATGCCGTCGCCCCGGCCATCCTCGGCGCGGTCAATCGCGGTTCCACCCCGCTCCGCCTTGCCGCCATCTCCACCCTCGAACGCCAGGGCTCCGCCGACGCCATCCCCGCCCTCCTTCAGGCCGGCGTCGATCCCCAACCCGATGTCGCCCAGGCCGCTCAAAGCGCCCTCACCCGCCTCCCCGGCGACGCCATCGACCGCGCCCTGGCCGCCCGCCTCCCCCAGGCCTCCGGCCCCACCCGCCTCCTCCTCGTCTCCCTCGCCGGCCAGCGCCGCATCGCCGAGGCCGTCCCCGAACTCCTCCAGTCCGCACAATCCGACAACCCCCAGCTCCGTCGCCAGGCCATCCAGGCCCTCGGCGAAGCCAGCACCGCCGCCCATGTCGGCCCCCTTGCCGATCTCCTCCTCGCCGCCCCTTCCGAAGAGGAACTGGAAGACCTCGAAACCGCCCTCGATACCGCCTGCGACCGGATCTCCGACAAGGCCGGCGCCACCGCCCCCCTGCTGTCCAGACTCGCCAACGCCGAACCCGAGGGCCGTGCCGCCCTCCTCCGAATCCTCGGCACCACCGCCACCCCAGGGGGTCTCCGGGCGGTCCACGCCCATCTTGCCCACCCCGACGAATCCGTCCGTGATACCGCCTTCCGCGTGCTCGCAGCCTGGCGCGATCCCGCGGCCATCCCCGCCCTCGTTCAGGTCCTCCGTTCCCCCGCCCAACCCGTCCACCAAACCCTCGCCCTCCGCGGCGCCGTCCGCCTCCTCGCCCAAGGCAATCTCGCCCCCGCCCAACGCCTCCCCGCCTATCGCGACCTCCTCGCCCTGGCCCAACGACCCGACGACCGCAAACTCATCCTCTCCGGCCTCGGCTCCGTCCCCGATCCCGACGCCATCCCCGTCGTCCAGCCGCTCCTCGCCGATCCCTCCATCCGGACCGAGGCCGAATCCGCCCTCCTCAGCATCGCCACCCATCTCACCTCCTCCGCCCCCGCCCAGGCCGAAGCCCTGGCCAAACAACTGAAAGCCTCCTCCACCGATGCCTCCATCCGGGACCAGGCCGCCCGGGTCCTCGAACGCCTCGACCAATACGGCGACTACATCACGGCCTGGCAGTTCGCCGGTGCCTACACCCTCTTCGCCGGCGAAGGCGGTTCCCTCTTCGCCCGGGAGTTCCCCCCGGAAAGAGACGATCCCTCAGTCCAGTGGCAACCCCTCCCCGCCGGCACCCAGGCCCATCGCCCCTGGATGATGGACCTCCTCGCCACCGGCACCGGACCCAACCGCTGCGCCGGTTATGCCCGTACCTGGGTCCACTCCGCCGTCGCCCAGCCCGCCCAGGTCGAACTCGGAGCCGATGACGGACACAAACTCTGGTGCAACGGCGAACCCGTCTCCCAGGCAAACCGCGGTGGCGCCGCCGTCCCCGGCGAATTCAAGACCATCGTCTCCCTCCGCCAGGGCTGGAATCTCCTCCTCCTCAAGATCACCCAGGACACCGGCCCCTGGGAGTTCTGCCTCCGCCTCCGCACCTCCACCGGAGAAAGACTCGAAGGCCTGAAGATCAGCGCCGCCCCCCCCGAGTCCGCCTCGCATTAA
- the lnt gene encoding apolipoprotein N-acyltransferase: MKALASDGWRLAAAAGVGTLWAASFPRLDMAAFAWLVPGALLLLVTGAQPGLAFRTAYVAGAVHYAISLSWLRYIPFPAGAYAGWVALSLFLALFPPLWVLAVTTCGRRLGVLGAEPCPPRQWAVHLRGISAWRLQGWCLTAAAAWVAWEMLLARLFGGFPWNLLGASQYRILPLVQTASIAGVYGISFLVVWFSSALAIALLLLVRYPGQRTLWYGTLAPPGLAVLVACVAGFAALRAPPPPSRLAVAMVQPSIPQTVIFDPAESANRFEALLDLTRQAVAFQPNLIVWPEASLPGGLGPDDFERLIEVVRSARVWMIFGADDSEEDPDPAANGAVRYYNAAFLVNPDGQVLAFYRKRRLVMFGEYIPFGRWLPFLRRLAPIGDGFQPGNAPVRFPLADLNATTSVLICFEDNFPQQARQHAEEGVDFLLNLTNNAWFGESAAQWQHMANAVFRAIETGLPLVRCSNNGITCWIDPHGRIHASRLTRGDDVYRAGVEIASIGWSNGPATPYRRFGDLFGWLCVAVTAIGVGRPRFPRHSPPR; the protein is encoded by the coding sequence TTGAAGGCACTCGCTTCGGATGGCTGGAGACTCGCCGCGGCGGCAGGCGTGGGCACCTTGTGGGCGGCGTCGTTCCCCCGCCTCGACATGGCCGCCTTTGCCTGGCTGGTCCCGGGTGCCCTGCTGCTCCTGGTCACCGGCGCCCAACCCGGCCTAGCCTTCCGCACCGCCTACGTCGCCGGGGCCGTCCACTACGCCATCAGCCTGTCCTGGCTCCGCTACATCCCTTTCCCAGCCGGCGCCTACGCCGGATGGGTGGCACTCAGCCTCTTCCTGGCCCTTTTCCCGCCCCTCTGGGTACTCGCCGTCACCACCTGCGGACGCCGCCTCGGTGTGCTGGGAGCCGAACCGTGCCCACCCCGGCAGTGGGCCGTGCACCTCCGCGGGATCTCCGCCTGGCGACTGCAAGGTTGGTGCCTCACCGCCGCCGCCGCCTGGGTCGCCTGGGAAATGCTTCTCGCCCGCCTGTTCGGAGGCTTTCCATGGAACCTCCTCGGAGCCTCCCAGTACCGGATTCTTCCTCTCGTGCAGACGGCTTCGATCGCAGGCGTGTACGGCATCAGCTTCCTCGTGGTCTGGTTCTCGTCCGCTCTGGCCATCGCCCTCCTCCTGCTGGTCCGCTATCCGGGGCAACGCACCCTCTGGTACGGCACGCTGGCCCCTCCCGGTCTTGCCGTCCTCGTCGCCTGCGTTGCCGGATTCGCTGCGCTCCGCGCTCCGCCCCCCCCATCGCGCCTCGCCGTCGCCATGGTCCAGCCCAGCATCCCGCAGACCGTCATCTTCGATCCGGCAGAGTCCGCCAATCGCTTTGAAGCCCTCCTCGATCTCACCCGCCAGGCAGTCGCTTTCCAACCCAACCTCATCGTCTGGCCCGAGGCTTCGCTGCCGGGTGGGCTCGGGCCGGACGATTTTGAACGACTCATCGAGGTGGTCCGCTCCGCCCGGGTCTGGATGATCTTCGGCGCGGACGATTCCGAGGAGGATCCCGATCCCGCCGCAAACGGTGCCGTCCGCTACTACAACGCCGCCTTCCTCGTCAACCCGGACGGCCAGGTACTGGCCTTCTATCGCAAGCGCCGCCTGGTCATGTTCGGGGAATACATCCCCTTCGGTCGCTGGCTTCCGTTCCTGCGCCGCCTCGCGCCCATCGGTGACGGATTCCAGCCCGGCAATGCCCCTGTCCGCTTCCCGTTGGCAGACCTCAACGCCACCACCTCCGTCCTGATCTGCTTTGAAGACAACTTTCCCCAGCAGGCCCGCCAGCATGCCGAGGAGGGCGTCGATTTTCTCCTCAATCTTACCAACAACGCCTGGTTCGGCGAAAGCGCCGCCCAATGGCAGCACATGGCCAACGCCGTCTTCCGTGCCATCGAAACCGGCCTGCCCCTCGTCCGCTGCTCCAATAACGGAATCACCTGCTGGATCGATCCCCACGGACGGATCCACGCGTCCCGCCTGACCCGGGGCGACGACGTGTACCGCGCCGGGGTGGAAATCGCCTCGATCGGATGGTCCAACGGCCCGGCGACACCTTATCGCCGGTTCGGCGACCTTTTCGGATGGCTTTGCGTCGCGGTCACCGCCATCGGCGTCGGCCGGCCCAGATTCCCAAGGCATTCACCGCCCCGCTAA
- a CDS encoding CHRD domain-containing protein, whose amino-acid sequence MSRAREGWIAVLTLLAWGGPPAVKAMDFRVAQLPNGHVFQCANCHVSPGGGGPRNPFGQAVEAITGTTSRAFWSAALAALDSDGDGFTNGEELGDPEGTRNLIPNHQVTNPGDPNSRPAPPANQPPTVALIAPLDGARFEAPALVEMVAEASDPDGNVVRVEFLRNGEVAGEVAVPPYVLTLPLAPGVHMLAVRATDDDGDTATSTAISVEVGDAPGVEPTRLTGVTPVAEGLELSWSDGVGPFVVQSAVHLDEPWVATGGVSAARMATVPSDGAGGYFRIVDLAGAGPIGFTVTLAGAFERPEPVITDGTGAGTLRLDGETLTFEIEYAGLSGPAVAAHIHGPSDMTASSGVMVNLAPFHEGDFGASGRFSGSVPLEPAVKAALLDGRTYVNIHTGAHGGGEIRGQVLPILHQAVLNGASERPNPVVSNGRGTALFLLDGLQLTLEIAYRGLSGPATMAHIHGPANAAGTAGVLIDLEPFHAGPFGVSGHFSGTATLTPAQLEALAGGLTYVNVHTAANPGGEIRGQIRGSVTAMPFAVAMSGAAERPNPVETPGTGSGMVALEGNTVWMNLQYRDLTGPAVAAHIHGPAGVEESAGVLVNLAPQHVGPFGAGGAFFGVAHLTSEQVTMLRDGLTYVNIHTGAHGGGEIRGQVVSAVSP is encoded by the coding sequence ATGTCCAGAGCCCGAGAGGGTTGGATCGCAGTGCTGACGTTACTGGCTTGGGGGGGGCCTCCGGCGGTCAAGGCGATGGACTTCCGGGTGGCGCAGCTTCCCAACGGGCATGTCTTTCAATGCGCGAACTGCCATGTCAGTCCGGGGGGAGGCGGGCCGCGCAATCCATTCGGGCAGGCCGTCGAGGCGATCACCGGGACGACTTCGAGGGCCTTCTGGTCGGCGGCGCTGGCGGCGCTGGATTCGGATGGGGACGGCTTCACCAACGGGGAGGAACTGGGCGATCCCGAGGGGACCCGCAATCTGATTCCCAATCATCAGGTGACGAATCCGGGCGATCCCAACAGCCGCCCGGCGCCTCCCGCCAACCAGCCGCCGACTGTGGCGCTGATTGCTCCGCTGGACGGAGCACGGTTCGAGGCTCCGGCTTTGGTCGAGATGGTGGCCGAAGCGTCCGACCCGGACGGGAACGTGGTCCGGGTTGAGTTTCTGAGGAACGGGGAGGTGGCTGGCGAGGTGGCGGTGCCGCCCTACGTGCTGACGCTCCCGTTGGCGCCCGGGGTCCACATGCTGGCGGTGCGGGCCACCGACGACGACGGCGACACGGCGACCTCCACTGCCATCTCGGTTGAAGTGGGCGACGCGCCCGGGGTGGAGCCGACGCGGTTGACCGGCGTGACTCCAGTGGCGGAGGGGTTGGAACTGAGCTGGTCCGATGGGGTCGGCCCGTTCGTGGTGCAGTCGGCGGTGCATCTCGATGAGCCATGGGTGGCCACGGGTGGCGTTTCGGCGGCGCGGATGGCGACGGTGCCCTCCGATGGGGCAGGGGGCTACTTTCGGATCGTGGACTTGGCGGGGGCGGGACCGATCGGGTTCACGGTGACCCTGGCGGGGGCGTTCGAACGACCGGAACCGGTGATCACCGACGGCACGGGGGCGGGCACGCTGCGGTTGGATGGCGAGACACTGACCTTCGAGATCGAGTATGCGGGGCTGTCGGGTCCGGCGGTGGCAGCGCATATCCACGGTCCTTCGGACATGACGGCAAGCTCCGGGGTGATGGTCAACCTGGCGCCGTTCCATGAGGGTGACTTCGGCGCTTCGGGACGATTCTCGGGCTCGGTCCCGCTTGAGCCCGCCGTCAAGGCCGCGCTGCTCGACGGGCGGACCTATGTGAACATCCACACCGGGGCGCATGGGGGTGGGGAGATTCGCGGGCAGGTGCTCCCGATTTTGCATCAGGCGGTTCTCAATGGGGCCAGCGAGCGGCCCAATCCGGTGGTGTCGAACGGGCGGGGCACGGCCTTGTTCCTGCTCGACGGGCTTCAGCTCACCCTGGAGATCGCCTACCGCGGATTGTCGGGGCCGGCGACGATGGCTCACATCCACGGTCCCGCGAATGCCGCGGGCACGGCCGGGGTGCTCATTGACCTGGAGCCGTTCCACGCCGGGCCGTTCGGGGTGTCCGGGCATTTTTCCGGGACGGCGACCCTGACCCCTGCGCAACTGGAGGCGTTGGCCGGAGGGTTGACCTACGTGAACGTGCACACCGCCGCGAATCCGGGTGGGGAAATTCGCGGCCAGATCCGCGGGTCCGTCACCGCCATGCCGTTTGCCGTGGCCATGTCAGGCGCGGCCGAGCGACCGAACCCGGTGGAGACGCCGGGCACCGGTTCCGGGATGGTCGCGCTGGAAGGGAATACGGTGTGGATGAACCTGCAGTATCGGGACCTCACCGGGCCGGCGGTGGCGGCGCACATTCATGGTCCCGCGGGTGTGGAGGAAAGCGCCGGGGTGCTGGTCAATCTCGCCCCGCAGCACGTCGGGCCATTTGGGGCGGGTGGAGCCTTCTTCGGCGTTGCTCACCTGACGTCGGAACAGGTGACAATGCTCCGGGACGGGTTGACCTATGTGAATATCCACACCGGGGCACATGGGGGAGGGGAGATCCGGGGACAGGTGGTGTCCGCAGTTTCGCCGTGA
- a CDS encoding RNA polymerase sigma factor, with translation MIRSDVDFEELVRDHHAALYRFALSMSRQPSDAADLVQETFLRWARHGHRLADPSRVRAWLFTTLYREAGARRRRLLRFPHFSLADVEPELPDIPPAAPAETDGRLVLEALARLDAPFAAAVALFYLENYTYPEIAGILRVPVGTVKSRVARGIAQLQRHLLSRTSDTPAKPRP, from the coding sequence GTGATACGCAGCGACGTGGACTTCGAGGAACTTGTAAGGGATCACCACGCCGCCCTGTATCGGTTTGCCCTCAGCATGTCCCGCCAGCCATCCGACGCCGCCGATCTTGTCCAGGAGACCTTTCTTCGCTGGGCCCGCCACGGACATCGCCTCGCCGATCCCAGCCGCGTTCGTGCCTGGCTCTTCACCACCCTCTATCGGGAGGCGGGCGCCCGACGCCGACGCCTCCTCCGCTTCCCGCACTTCTCCCTGGCGGACGTCGAGCCCGAACTCCCCGATATCCCACCCGCCGCCCCCGCCGAGACCGACGGCCGCCTGGTCCTCGAAGCCCTTGCCCGCCTCGACGCCCCGTTCGCCGCCGCCGTTGCCCTGTTCTACCTCGAGAACTACACCTACCCAGAAATCGCCGGCATCCTCCGGGTTCCCGTCGGCACGGTGAAGTCACGCGTCGCCCGCGGCATCGCCCAACTCCAGCGGCACCTGCTCAGCCGAACCTCCGACACCCCTGCAAAACCCCGCCCATGA